The Microbacterium forte sequence GACTGGTTCGACAAGGACTTCTACAAGATCCTCGGGGTCTCGAAGGACGTCAGCGACGCTGATCTCAAGAAGACCTACCGCAAGCTCGCTCGCAAGTACCACCCCGACTCCAATCAGGGTGACGAGAAGGCGGAGGCGAAGTTCAAAGAGATCAGCGAGGCATACTCGGTGCTCTCGGATCCCGAGCAGCGCAAGGAGTACGACGAGATCCGCGCCATGGGCTCGGGCGCACGCTTCACGGCGGGCGGTGCGGGAGCAGGCGGCTTCGAAGACGTCTTCAGCCGGTTCGGGCAGCAGGGGCGCGGGCAGCAGCAGTCCGCCGACTTCGAGGACATCTTCGCGATGTTCAACCAGGGTCAGGGCGGCCCGTTCGGCTCCGGTCGATTCGGCCAGACCTCCGGCGGATACCGCGGCTTCGGCGGGCCCCAGAAGGGCGCCGATGTCACGGCGCGCACCACGCTCGACTTCGCCACCGCCGTGCAGGGTGAGACCATCAGCCTGCAGGGGGACGACGGCAAGCCGTTCAAGGTGAAGATCCCCGCCGGTGTCGCCGACGGGCAGAAGATCAGACTCCGCGGACGTGGTCGTCCCTCGCCCGATGGCGGGGAGAACGGCGACGTCGTGGTGCAGATCGCGGTGCGACCGCATCCGGTGTTCACCCGCGAGGGGCTGAACCTGCGCGTGGTCGTGCCGGTGACCTTCACCGAGGCGGCACTCGGCGCGACGATCGAGGTTCCGACGCTCAGCGGCGACACGGTCAAGCTCCGTGTCGCACCTGGCACGCCGTCCGGACGCGTCCTGCGCGTCAAGGGTCGCGGCGTCGCCACTTCGAAGGGCACGGGCGACCTGCTCGCCGAGCTGCAGATCGCGGTGCCGTCGCACCTCGACGAGGCCGCTCGGGAGGCGCTGGAGAAGTTCCAGTCGCTGGAGCCGGCGGAGAACCCGCGTGCCGACCTCATGGCGAAGGCGCGGCGCTAGAAGATCATGACGAACGCGAACACCGAGGAGGAGGTGATCCACTGTGGCTGACCAGCGCGTGGAC is a genomic window containing:
- a CDS encoding DnaJ C-terminal domain-containing protein — encoded protein: MASQDWFDKDFYKILGVSKDVSDADLKKTYRKLARKYHPDSNQGDEKAEAKFKEISEAYSVLSDPEQRKEYDEIRAMGSGARFTAGGAGAGGFEDVFSRFGQQGRGQQQSADFEDIFAMFNQGQGGPFGSGRFGQTSGGYRGFGGPQKGADVTARTTLDFATAVQGETISLQGDDGKPFKVKIPAGVADGQKIRLRGRGRPSPDGGENGDVVVQIAVRPHPVFTREGLNLRVVVPVTFTEAALGATIEVPTLSGDTVKLRVAPGTPSGRVLRVKGRGVATSKGTGDLLAELQIAVPSHLDEAAREALEKFQSLEPAENPRADLMAKARR